The DNA sequence CCGCGCAGGAAGGCACGACGATCAATCAAGCTGGTTGATTTGCTCATAGTTCTCTCGCTTTATTGTTATCTTTAAGACTCTCACGACCAAAATGATTGCGCAATCACTATAGATTTGCAAGTGAAAAAGTGAAAAGTTGCTTTTGTGTGATATTTGCCGCCAAAATGGTGCCCATAAATGTCTGGGGCGGGTAGCACCTGGACCGATCCGCCCGCACTGGAGGGTCCATGACAAGCCGACACCGACGTTGCCATCACGTCTTCCTGCTTCTGGGCTGGCTCCTATTCTCATCTGCCGCCCTTGCAGAAGAGTCTCGCCCCAAGATTGTGTTTTCCTGCTGGATTCCGGCGACCGTGCCCCTGCATCAGCGGGTGAACACCCTGTTCTCCGAGTCCTTCGATGCCCTGGGCTACGATTTCAGTATGCATTACCGCCCCAACCAACGCTCCTTGATGGAGGCCAACGCGGGCATCAGTGACGGCGACTGCGCGCGCACGCGGGGCTACCGCGACAATAACCCTGAAAGCAACCTGATTCGCATTGACGTACTACTGGCGCGAACCTCCATGGAGGCCTGGAGCCGCAATCCGGAACTCACCCTGAACACCGAACAGGACCTGACCCGTGAGTCCCTGCGCATCGGCTATGTGCGGGGTCATGTCGTGATCAAGGAGTTGATGCAGCGCCACGAGCTGCCAAACGTGATCTCGGTAACCAGCACCGAACATGGGTTGAAGATGGTCAGTGCCGGACGGCTGGACCTGTTTATCGGCACCTCCGTATCAACGCGGCAGGAAATGCAGCAGATCGAGCTGACCCAGCCCATCTACTCGGCCGGCCATGTTCTGGAGATTGAGGGATATGCTTACCTGAACGAGGCACACCGCGCACTGCTGCCGTCGCTGGAGCGGGAACTGCGCGAGCGACTGCCCACCGATGGCTGGCAGTTCGAGTGACCCGATCAACGCTGGGCAGGCCATTTCATCCGCGAGTACAATAGCCGCGTATACCCCTCTGAATCAGACCCGAACAAGGCAATCACCATGACACAGCGAGCCCTGTCCCGACTGGACCAAATGATTATCGGCATCGACCGGGTGGTGCGCACCCTGGCGGACACGCCGGGAGAAGAGCGCCGCCCCTCCCCCGCTCGAGACCTGCCAAAATCCGAGCTGGATGACGCCGAGCGCCGCCACGCCGCAGGCCTGATGCGGGTGAACCACTCCGGCGAGGTCTGTGCCCAAGCGCTTTACCAGGGCCAGGCCCTGACCGCCAAGCTGCCCCAGGTACGCGCGGAAATGGAACATGCCGCCGAGGAGGAAATTGATCACCTGGTCTGGTGCCGACAACGGTTGGACGACCTGAACAGCCATACCAGCTACCTGAACCCGCTGTGGTACGGCCTGTCCTTCGCATTGGGGGCGGGGGCTGGTCTGGTCAGTGACCGGGTCAGCCTGGGGTTTGTGGCAGCGACCGAGGAGCGCGTGTGTCAGCACCTGCAAACACACCTGGAGCAGTTACCCGAAACCGACCGGCAGAGCCGGGCGGTGGTGCAACAGATGCTGACCGACGAAGCCAAACACGCCCAGACCGCCCTCGCCGCCGGCGGCCTGGATTTCCCGGCACCGGTAAAAACGGCGATGAGTCTCGTAGCCAGGGCGATGACCGCTTCCAGCTATAGGCTTTGAGACAAACCTTAATCGGTGGATGACGCCGCAGTGCGGCTTATCCACCCTACGCGACGATTGGCACTGAGGGACGGGAAGGGGAAGCCCTTTCAAGACCGTAGAGCGGGGGACCCGCGATCCGAGCCCCCAGGGACGGGTTTACGGCGTGTCTTGAAAGGGCTTCCCCTTCCCGGCCCGGACGAGACAACAACCTCCCAGGGTGGATAAGCCGTACCGCGGCGTCATCCACCACAGTATGTGAAAGTATTTACTCCGCGTCGCGGATTTCGTAATCATGGGTGATTTCCACGCCCGCCGCTTCCAGCATGATCGACGCGGAACAGTACTTGGTGGCCGACAGTTCCACCGCGCGCTTGACGTGCGCTTCCTTGAGATCCTTACCGGTCACCACAAAGTGCAGGTGGATTTTGGTGAAGGGTGACGGCACGCCATCGGCCCGCTCAGCGTCCATATCCACATAGCAGTCCGTGACCTTCTGGCGGGACTTGCCCAGTATGCTCATCACATCAAAAGAAGAGCAGCCGCCGAGCCCGAGTAGCAACATCTCCATCGGGCGCACACCGGTGTTGCGGCCGCCATGATCCGGCGGGCCGTCCATCAGTACGGTATGACCACT is a window from the Marinimicrobium koreense genome containing:
- the coq7 gene encoding 2-polyprenyl-3-methyl-6-methoxy-1,4-benzoquinone monooxygenase, with amino-acid sequence MTQRALSRLDQMIIGIDRVVRTLADTPGEERRPSPARDLPKSELDDAERRHAAGLMRVNHSGEVCAQALYQGQALTAKLPQVRAEMEHAAEEEIDHLVWCRQRLDDLNSHTSYLNPLWYGLSFALGAGAGLVSDRVSLGFVAATEERVCQHLQTHLEQLPETDRQSRAVVQQMLTDEAKHAQTALAAGGLDFPAPVKTAMSLVARAMTASSYRL
- a CDS encoding OsmC family protein, with product MKGKVKWIDGAQFLGESGSGHTVLMDGPPDHGGRNTGVRPMEMLLLGLGGCSSFDVMSILGKSRQKVTDCYVDMDAERADGVPSPFTKIHLHFVVTGKDLKEAHVKRAVELSATKYCSASIMLEAAGVEITHDYEIRDAE